One window of Actinomycetota bacterium genomic DNA carries:
- a CDS encoding flippase-like domain-containing protein, with translation MALFPPYTSPGGTITPQLKKVLRLSAQIVIIGAIFFLLGRRIQQDWPQITSSQWNFDIPWLVVSLLLLSALYVGHSCGWLIILWRFRHPVPFLPGIYVWFKSLMARYVPGNVLMVMGRVMMIQPYGVPKRISLTSVAYEQAILAASAATTIAVALPFSEDLQNYSRFLWLVLAVPPLAIASLHPSIVGKLGNFVLRKVKRDPIEEFLPFKDILMMFLYYGFFWIVAGFGLFAMVHTVVTINISDLPIVIACTPLAWIMSVLFFISPSGLGVREVVYAALLGFAFKNDFPGDYGGVASAFAIVIRFWQTLVEVGLVLIVMGLVKVRHLKIRAAAAAEPVEGEGPS, from the coding sequence GTGGCACTTTTTCCACCGTACACTTCTCCGGGAGGGACCATCACTCCTCAATTAAAGAAAGTCCTCCGGCTGAGCGCGCAGATAGTTATTATCGGTGCGATTTTCTTCCTCCTCGGACGGAGAATCCAGCAGGATTGGCCCCAGATCACATCCAGTCAATGGAATTTCGACATCCCCTGGCTGGTGGTTTCGCTGCTGCTGTTGTCGGCGCTCTATGTCGGCCATTCCTGCGGCTGGCTGATCATCCTCTGGCGCTTCCGCCATCCGGTGCCGTTCCTGCCGGGAATCTACGTCTGGTTCAAATCGCTGATGGCCCGCTATGTGCCGGGCAACGTGCTGATGGTGATGGGCCGGGTCATGATGATCCAGCCATACGGAGTACCCAAACGCATCTCGCTGACCAGCGTCGCCTATGAGCAGGCGATACTGGCCGCGTCGGCAGCCACCACGATCGCGGTGGCGCTTCCATTCAGCGAGGACCTGCAGAATTATTCACGCTTTCTCTGGCTGGTGCTGGCGGTGCCGCCGCTGGCGATCGCCAGCCTGCATCCGTCGATAGTCGGCAAGCTAGGCAATTTCGTGTTGCGGAAGGTCAAACGGGACCCCATCGAGGAATTTCTGCCGTTCAAGGACATCCTGATGATGTTCCTCTATTACGGATTCTTCTGGATCGTCGCCGGGTTCGGCCTCTTTGCCATGGTCCACACGGTTGTCACCATCAATATTTCCGACCTGCCGATCGTGATTGCCTGCACGCCGCTGGCATGGATCATGTCGGTGCTGTTCTTTATATCTCCCAGCGGCCTCGGCGTCCGCGAAGTCGTTTACGCGGCGCTGCTCGGCTTTGCCTTCAAGAATGATTTTCCGGGCGACTATGGCGGCGTCGCCTCGGCTTTCGCCATCGTCATCCGCTTCTGGCAGACGCTGGTGGAAGTCGGCCTGGTCCTGATCGTCATGGGCCTGGTGAAAGT
- a CDS encoding D-alanine--D-alanine ligase: protein MNDLILKKSRIGVLMGGFSREREVSLRSGEGCLGALKSMGYDAVGIDVGHDVAEVLVREGVKAAFLALHGKYGEDGCIQGLLEMMGIPYTGSRVLASAIGMNKVRSKQIAVFHKVPTAAFEIFDVGVDLGTTSKQAVEKLRFPVMVKPCEEGSSLGVLKISDPAELIGAAVETHRDFGCFMVEEFIEGDEITIGLLETRRQLIAMPVLQLKPSSEFYDFKAKYNHGMTEFVVPAEIPEEVATMAQEMAMQMHTAIGCRGYSRVDFIVDRDGVPHFTEINTLPGMTETSDFPAQAKAGNITYEKLVEKMLRSALLP, encoded by the coding sequence ATGAATGATCTTATCCTCAAAAAAAGCCGCATCGGCGTGCTTATGGGAGGTTTTTCCCGTGAGCGCGAGGTCTCTCTGAGATCCGGAGAGGGCTGTCTCGGCGCGCTCAAGTCGATGGGTTATGACGCTGTCGGCATCGACGTCGGCCATGACGTCGCCGAGGTGCTTGTGCGTGAGGGCGTCAAAGCCGCTTTCCTGGCGCTGCACGGCAAATACGGAGAAGACGGCTGCATCCAGGGGCTGCTGGAAATGATGGGCATCCCTTATACGGGCTCCCGCGTGCTGGCCAGCGCCATCGGCATGAACAAGGTCCGTTCCAAGCAGATCGCTGTCTTCCACAAAGTGCCCACCGCCGCCTTCGAGATCTTTGACGTCGGCGTCGACCTGGGAACGACCAGCAAGCAGGCGGTCGAGAAACTCAGGTTCCCGGTAATGGTCAAGCCCTGCGAGGAAGGATCGAGCCTGGGAGTGCTAAAGATTAGCGATCCGGCGGAGTTGATAGGGGCCGCGGTTGAGACCCATCGCGACTTTGGCTGTTTCATGGTCGAGGAATTCATCGAGGGCGACGAGATCACCATCGGCCTGCTGGAGACCAGGCGGCAGCTGATAGCGATGCCGGTGCTGCAGCTCAAGCCCTCTTCCGAATTCTACGATTTCAAGGCCAAGTACAATCACGGCATGACCGAGTTCGTCGTGCCGGCCGAGATACCTGAAGAAGTGGCGACGATGGCGCAGGAGATGGCGATGCAGATGCATACGGCCATCGGTTGCCGCGGTTACAGCCGCGTCGACTTCATCGTCGACCGGGACGGCGTTCCCCATTTCACCGAGATCAACACCCTGCCGGGGATGACCGAGACCTCGGACTTCCCGGCACAGGCCAAGGCGGGCAATATCACTTACGAAAAACTGGTGGAGAAGATGCTGCGCTCGGCGCTTCTGCCCTAG
- a CDS encoding sugar phosphate isomerase/epimerase produces MSNLRFGGQAAGLEGITVLASHGFDFADLNLNELDKIRRDESGMLKAAKKAGMFFVAHAPDLRVDNDEGMKGISEAVQYAERFRPRTITIHPILAPRSNNKPETIDFKIRQIGVLAEMAESYGARIACENTAEDPIDMKAVLDAHPGLVLTIDIGHSELLGDENKSLGFIKTYPDRIGHIHIHDNVGGDTYYEDLHLPLGEGRIDFAPILTALKELPRDITITFEMPRQKAYEGLLWLRERNLT; encoded by the coding sequence ATGAGCAACCTCAGATTCGGCGGCCAGGCCGCCGGCCTCGAAGGCATCACCGTGCTGGCTTCCCACGGATTCGATTTCGCCGACCTCAACCTCAACGAGCTGGACAAGATCCGTCGTGATGAAAGCGGCATGCTCAAGGCTGCCAAAAAGGCGGGCATGTTCTTCGTGGCCCACGCCCCCGATCTGCGGGTCGACAACGACGAGGGCATGAAGGGCATCAGCGAGGCGGTTCAGTACGCCGAACGTTTCCGGCCGCGTACGATCACGATCCATCCCATCCTGGCGCCCCGGTCCAACAACAAACCCGAGACGATCGACTTCAAGATCAGGCAGATCGGCGTGCTGGCGGAAATGGCCGAAAGCTATGGCGCCCGCATCGCCTGCGAAAACACCGCCGAAGACCCGATCGACATGAAGGCGGTGCTCGATGCCCATCCGGGATTAGTGCTGACGATCGACATCGGCCACAGCGAGCTTCTCGGTGACGAGAACAAATCCCTGGGATTCATCAAAACCTATCCCGACCGCATCGGGCATATACACATCCATGACAACGTCGGCGGCGACACTTACTACGAGGATCTGCACCTGCCGCTGGGTGAGGGGCGCATCGATTTCGCTCCTATCCTCACAGCGCTCAAGGAGTTGCCCCGCGACATCACCATCACTTTTGAGATGCCGCGTCAAAAAGCATACGAGGGCCTGCTGTGGCTGAGGGAGCGCAACCTCACGTGA